The Gammaproteobacteria bacterium genome includes the window CAGCCACTTGTTGTAACGTTCCATCGCTTTATCGGTATGCGGAACGTCGCCCTCGATACTAACCTCGCGTGCCCACATAAATAGTGGTTTGCGCCATTCAGGCTTGCGGAACGGATCACGATAGGTTTCCATTTCACGTTGCGTCAACTCTCGATGGGTGTGGAGTTGCATCACCTGCTCAATGAACATGTTCTGATTGATGGCAAGATCCTGGGCAGCCGGTGATTTGTAAAGTTGATAATGGAGCACTGCGCCTGCCTTGCCCTTACGCTTCAGCGCCTCTTTAATATTGGTGATGGGATAGAAAGGGGCGATAAGTGCTTCCATCATTGCAACGCCACGAACATTCTTTGGATTACGGGCCGCGTAATCCAAACCGATGACCGAACCCCAGTCATGAACCACGAGAGTAATATTTTTCAGATTTAACTTGTTAATGAACGCATCGGTGTACTTGACGTAATCCGGAAGCTCATACTTCACATCCGGCTTGTCGGACAAGCCATGTCCGATGTGATCAAAAGCGATGATCCGCCCATAGGGTTTCAGGTAAGGGATCACGTTACGCCAAATATAGACCTGCTCTGGTGCACCATGGATAAAGAGAATCGGATCACCCTCACCTTCATCGATATAGGCGATGTTCGCGCCGTTGATCTCGAC containing:
- a CDS encoding haloalkane dehalogenase; the encoded protein is MKSGLKFFVLTAGLAITLFAGSANVIAAGDGQGYDQGVKAPGFIMKYKTPPEFIHNTAPEPGDAAFQYEWQRQRPSTDFPYKYKFVEINGANIAYIDEGEGDPILFIHGAPEQVYIWRNVIPYLKPYGRIIAFDHIGHGLSDKPDVKYELPDYVKYTDAFINKLNLKNITLVVHDWGSVIGLDYAARNPKNVRGVAMMEALIAPFYPITNIKEALKRKGKAGAVLHYQLYKSPAAQDLAINQNMFIEQVMQLHTHRELTQREMETYRDPFRKPEWRKPLFMWAREVSIEGDVPHTDKAMERYNKWLGEKTIPTMEVYGYPGEVTEEWDVQWRVQRWKNHETAFIGTTLHFVQEDQPEQVGRAIADWYRRNLAPDPNVWMTKPKP